In the Vicia villosa cultivar HV-30 ecotype Madison, WI unplaced genomic scaffold, Vvil1.0 ctg.000011F_1_1, whole genome shotgun sequence genome, TGTATTTATATGAGCCATATTCAACATCTAGTTTTACTATTATTTTCCTTGGTTTTCAAAAGCGTCGTGTATAGTCCATTTTGTTCGGATTAAGTGCTGCATGGGAAGAGCATTAGGTTTTCTCGAGAGAAAGTTGTATTTCTTTGATTCATATATTTCTAATATTTCTTTCTTGGTTATTTCTTATTTGTGTTTCAGTTGTTTCTCATGACTCTACAAGTAAAGAGTGCAAAAGGAAAATGGGGGAAACTTTGATTAAAGCACTGAATGGTTTGATTAGTGAAGATGATCTGAAAAACTTGAGGAGGAAATTGGAAGAGGGTGGAGAACAAgaaacaaaatctaaaaaaatatctAGGCAACTGCTAATTGGCTGAGGGAAAGTTTTACTGACTTTTTCAACTGTCATGCTTTAAGTTATAGTTTCTGCAAGTTTTCAATATTGCTTTACATTTTCATGACATTTTGTATATCAGGCATGTACATAATGTAGTGCATATTAATAGTACTAGTAGTTGTTGTCATCTAAGGTAAGTCTTctattatgaaaatattttcttcccAAATGTAGTGCATTCCTTATTCAAGATATAACTATACCCgtagaaaatttatttattttcattgaaaaagaTGATATTGTTAAATAATTAATGATAAAGTAATGGatattttggtaataaaaatatacataattaaaagatatttttaaattgtGTTTCCCATGGAAGTTCACAATACAATGATTTAACACTTTCTGATAGAAAATTTCAATGCTGCTAATGTATTTAATGTGTTTGGCTGCGGATTCGGGTGGAAAAAATTAAACCCAACGGGTGTGTGCGTGGATGTTATTTTGCCACTCAAATAGCCTTTGGATTTGGGTTTGGATggtgatttcgggtgcgggtttgggtagtgtgaaacccgcacccgaccctACCCGTTCAAGCCTCGTTCATGAAGGTTAAGAAAATACAAGAAATAGGGTGTTTGAATTGAGTTTCCAAAAATTAAAATCTTTTGCAACCAAAAACATTCAAGGAGAGAAtttggaataaaaataatgaacaccaatatttttatcctggttcgctatTAACGAAGCTACCTCCAGTTcatccgccaaggtgatttcgccttatcacaaagacttaatccactataactaaACTTGATTACAACCACAAAGACAAAATGTCAATGTCTTTTTGAGAAATTCTTACTAtaccctagtctctcaaggaaataCAACTCAAAAGTTGAGATACAAAGTGTGTTACAAAGATGTTTCTATGAAAGCAGATTACACAGATGAATTACAAATATTTACACAAAAATATTAACTATGAAAGTGTATGAACAAAAATTCCTCGCATGTATGCTTTTATTTCTCTCAAAGTTTCACAGTATTGCAATGTTCACGTTCGAGTTCTATATATTCCATTCTTACAAGACTCCTTTAAGCAGCCAATGAAAAGATCTTTTGTGGGGTAAAGATGGAATTCCACAAATGTAAATGTATCCTTGTATAAAGGTTTGTGAAAATGGAAGACAAAATTGTACAATAGTACAGTCATTTCCCACAAAATCATTGTAGTGGAAGGAATATTTATAATGTAATGTGTACTATTTTCTCACGTAAAACcttttgatcttatcttctaatcttTAAAGGTTTCAGAAAGAGAGTTGATGAAGCATGCAAAGAAGGACTAAAGTCTGTATGAGAGAGTCTTCAAAACATGGTCTTCACAGTCTTGATCCATAGTCTGGTAAAGCAGttcttcaaagtttgttgagcgTAAGACTTTAGAGCTTGATAACATTAGAGGCTTCTCTTGTCAGAGTCATAAACCAAAGCTTTTTGGATGAGCGATGATCAAAAGTGCTGATTAGAGTGATCTAGAGCTTGATTATCTTTCTAGAAAACACTTTTGTATATCTCTTTTAAGTTGGAGGGTGTTGAGTTTAGAGTCTCGTGACGTCACAAGTCACTTTCTCAGAGTCATAACTTGCTTTTCTAGCAGCTGCACACTTAACAAACCATTAGGTACAAAGTTGTTCTTTATGAAACTGTGTATTGTTCCCATTAAAACTAAAGGCCATATGAAGAACTAAATCTTGTTCTCACAATTTGTTATTTGGTTTGGAGACTAACAACGTCAAGCTCAATTTGTTGTATGGTTAGAAGTTATCCTGAAAACTTTATTCCCTCGTATAATGAGTTTCGTGAGCATAATCATATAAAAGCTCACAAGGATAATGAATACTCTAAAGGACAACAAGTTCCCTCTCCCTCCCTCCCTGTActtcaattttattatatattgttttatttttcattaaaaacaatCATTTCTCTAGTTGCTATTATAAACAAAAAGTACCTTATTGgtgatttttaaatataaaaccaTCCACTTTAAAACTATTACATTCTACTATTGTTAGCTAATATACTTTtcatttgattcaaaaatatttaatacaaaTATTCATCAATCAAATATTAACCAAGATGttttagtaatttttatttttagtttacatgaaatctaaaaaaattaattacaattaGTTAATTTTCTTAATTATAATTAGAGGGAGTATTGTACTAgttactttaaaatattatattctattttatatttatgattaTAAAAATCTATCAATAgttaataatgataatataataaaatttatattatttttgttttaatttattaattatatttattaatttgtaTACAAACATTAAATGTCATTCATTTTAAAGTATGGGAGAATTAAATATTAAGTGTTCCTTTAGTCCCGAATCTATACTATTAAACTAGATTGATTTACTAAGGTTAGAGATTAAATGTAATCACTTTCTCTATCACCTAGCATTTTCTTAACTTGACATTCAATGCATTACTTTTATAAAATTGAATACAACATATTTTATCTAAATAAAATGTACTTTTATTCTCCTATTTTAATGGTTTTAACTTTTTATTCTCTCATATTAAAATTCAACTTTTTAGTCCATCTATTTCACAAACCTTGGGATTTTCTTATTTCCCTTCCACTTTTGCACATGTGGCATATGacaaagataaaaaatcattttagaTGAGGTgtctatataaaatttattaataattataatatcacTTAATAATGTTATAATGATTATACAGGAAAAACCTCACTTTTCATTTCTTACATATTTTAACTATAGTGCTTTGAGACTGTTCTTGAATCTCAAACAACTCTTTATTATCATAAAAAAGCTGGTTATAGTCTTTTGGGCCAAGGTTTGTACATCTACTTCTGAATGTGGCATTGGCATTAGGAACCTTTCAAAGCTTAATGAAGCTTTTGGTCTTAAACTATGTAGGGAGCTCATTCACTCTAATGAGCATTGGACAATTATGCTTAGGCATAAAGTGCTAAGAAAAAGGAGGATCATTGGTCACTATATATTCATCCGTATGGAGAAGCATTAAACACAAGTTTCAGATGGTTTTAGATCAAACTTCTCCTAGCTCCCTGGTGATGGCTCTAAGATTGATTGTTGGCTTGATCCTTGGTGTAGCATAGATTTTGTGGATATTTTTCAAAATGTGAATCATGACAACTCCACAAAAGTGAAGCAATTCATCACCGATGGTGTTTGGAATCTACCTCATGATATGTACAACAATCATCCCAATATCTTTGATGCTATAAAGAACACTCACGATATGTAACATTATGAAAGAGAATATCAAATGAATAAAACTTTTAATCAATCCTAGACCAAATATTATTCAAAGTTATTCAAAGTGTATGTTGTATCTTAATCACTAAGGTTATGGTGATAATATATTCTAAAGAAAGTAGGGTTCTTTCTTTTGTTATGTTTAGAAGATTGTAAGAACGTCTTGTTGATGACTTGTACatagatctaacaatagtaaaaaatCCTCTAAAGAGTGGAGGGAATAAATGCACCCTTGATTGATAAGGAGAACTAGTATAAATTCTTTTGTCTTTTACATTTTTGCTTTAATTTTTTGTCCTTTCCATTCAAGTTCAAGACAAACACTATCACTCGTTTCTacgtaaaaataagaaaaatataacaAATCTAATCCACCCGTCTTAAACTCCAGTAGGAGAAAATATTTCCATACAATAAATGCCTTTACTTGATGGTATCCTTTCGCAACTAAACAATAGATTCAACATGTCTCTTGATTTTAAAAAACCACTTTTAACCATTAATGACTTTCTTGTTAAAGAGAGGAGTAATGGTCCAAGTTTTATTATGATCTAAGTAACAAGACCTTAAGGTAGAGGATATGTGTGAGTGCTTAATGGCAGATTGAATGTGATACATTGTTGTGTTAGAGGATTTGAATTAGTTGCATACAAAGTCATCAAAAAAATTTGTTTGTAAATGCTTCTGATAGAAGTGTAGGGTGGGGGTGGGATAGTTGAACTAGTGTCATTAGGGGAAATTAAAGATGTGTGGAGAGGTTTAGTTAGAGTTGAGTGGATATGCATAGGTACTAGGGTGCAAAGGCAGTGGACTGAATGAGTTGTTAGGTTTAAGcaaattttaaatgtttttggtatATTGTCATCAGGTGTGTTAAAAAAGAGTAGAGTGTGGATCTAGTATATGCAATTGggaatgaataaaaattaatggAGATGAATAGTTCTCATATTAGTAGATCAAATAGAATGAAGCCTTTGGTTCCTTGTTGGTCATGAGAAACTCCTTTTCCATTTTAAATCCTTCAAAACTTGACCTTGAGGCCAAATATTGTGTATGAGAAAAAGTGATGAATTTTATGACCAATGATCTTGTCTCATATTTACTCCTCATTCTAAAATACCATGTATGTCTTGTGTagtcatataaacaattataaaatatgaatgaTCTtgagaggtggagttgagaaatgACCCCAAATATCCATGTGGATTAGTTCAAATGTATATGTGGTCTTAATGTTGCTCAAAGGAAAAGGTAGCTTCATATGTTTGGCATAATGGTAGTAGTCATATATAGTATGAGAATAATGAATAATAGTAGctagaaaaaaaatttattgataaaATTCAATACATGTTGAGAAGGATGGTCAAGCTATGATTCCAAAGACTAAATTGCTTGGCCACAATGTAATTACTTGTATGAAATTTTATATTTgattcaaaaaggaaaaaaatatttgTGTGTTGATCTAAAAAGTAGAGATTATGAAAAACTCTAGCATGACCAATTATccttaaataattaaaatgttaAATAAGGAACAAGCAATGTTTGGAATAAGCATCTTGTAATATTGGAGTATAAACTTACAAAAATAGTAAGCATGTCTTAATAATGAGTCACTACTCAAACATTATAATTGTCATTTTGAGAATGAAGGGTcacaattttatttaaaattaaacttgACTAAACTTGATTCATGTGTTTCATTACATTATTTAATAGAAACATAaggtatataaaatttatttatttttgagaaaATTCTTAAACCATTTTGCAGATAACTTTTCATatcttttcaaatcatttttgTAATCCACAAAATTAATTCCAAAGCGTACTGTATAACCTGAGGACCATTCAAAATTGTCCAACAACGACCATGCAAAATATCCTTTTATGTTTACACCATTcctaatgataaaaaaaatataaattaaattaggtATGATAAAAAACTATTTCTTAAAATGTATAAAAAGAAGCTTCTTACCTGATTGCAGATTTGATATAATAGAGATGACGATAGTAATAGTCGATTCTAAAAGTGTCTATAAGGGCTTCCTTTAGTGATAATCTTGGATCATTTAACTCATCGACACCTACAAATTCATTTATTAAACAAAGTTATGATCATATAAATGCTAGACAAAAGTGTTAAAATAAAAACCatacacaaattaaaaacaaCTTTTAACCTTCctgtttattttatataatatacgaCATTTAATGGATAATGAATATATTTACCATTTTCAGTGATGTAAATCAAAGGATTGTTGTACATTTTCTTGACATAGAGTAATAGTTCTTGAATTCCTTTAGGATAAACAAATAGCCAATTTGAAGCTGCCTATAAAGatgattattatataaatataagctATATATACATTTAAATCATAGCTGAATTATAACAATGTTAATATTCATCTTTTAAAAAAAGTATGGCCATATACATACCCTTGGACCTATAGGAATTCCGTTGCGCTCAGCTTCAATCATAAAAACAAAGTTTTAATTATTATcgcaaatttaaaatataaaaaaaaattgagtgaAGATCAATATGACATTCTTACTTGTAAGATTAGCATGAGAATCTGTATTGTAATTGCGTTCAGAATTTTTAAGTTGAGGCACATTAGAAGCATAATTAGAGGTATAATAGTTTAGTCCAAGAAAATCAAATGACCCTTTAAGTAGTCTAGCTTGCTCTTTAGAGAATTTTGGTAATCGTTTTCCAACAAGAGAACGCATGCTTTGTGGATATTTTCCTGAAGTTAGTGGTTCCATAAACCTGTAATCATTGTTAcaaattaagaagaaaaaaagtcATGAAGCGCAATTACTATTTTTGAGAAGCATGATAATATTCtagcaataaaaataaataaatgatatataGATTGATTTTTAAATTGACAGTATGAAGAAGATACTTATAGATAGTGGTGGATCTAGTCCATTTGATGGGGCTAGAAGGGGCTCAAACCCCTGCAATTAAAAAGAATGCACATTTACTCGTCTctatttatattgtattttgaaCTCTTTGATTTTCTGCACCACATCCTTGAAAAATAAAGTTTCACGTATCTTGAAGATAAAGTCAGACTAAAATTTATAAAGAATGGATTTTTTGTTTACATGCCGATTTTATAATCATgaattaaacctatttaaaaatctaATATGGTATTAAAGTCTACCAATTCGAGTCATCCATCGTTTATAAGAACATACCAAGTTCATTAATGCTAGGCATGAATGAGTGCATTAGAAAAACTAAGTCTCATATATATTAAAGATAATGTATGAGTAGACTTTATCGCCACCACTTTACAAGTCAATTTTGTAAGAATAAGGTAGAATCAGTTTAATAATATCTTATACAACCAGGTCAAAAGGCACTAAAATTCAAAAGGTATAACCTTAGGCCATAATCCTTGATACACTATTGATTTTGCATGAATCTAGAATAAATTTATAGTGTTTTTAAGATAACTAGTATAACCATTAATAGTTAATCACAACTAACTTCTAACTACTTTAATCAAAACAATATTAagcatattttaattaatattcaaATATATGCACTTACCACCCAAACATGAAATCAACTGCTCGTTCGGCAGCATTTTGGTCAAGTTTACTATCAGAAAATGGAATGAACCAATGAGACACCAAGGTTATTCCTATCACCCCCTTTTGAGATTCCTGCATATAAATTATTGTTTTAGTTGttagccatatatatatatatatataaatttttttttacaatcaCACATCAATTTAGAAGTAGGTTTTTAAAGCTTTAAATTAAGTTCTTAATTTAAATTTGCTAGACCAACAACTAGTAACAAAAGAGAAAATAGAAACACAAATCGCAAATTGTTTGTTTACACAGTGTTCTTATTTTGCAACTAAACATAAATTGTAGTTCAATATTAtaatttggatgaattatggtttCAATGTTACAAAAAATACTCAACAAAATTATAACAAACCTGATACTTCTTCTTATACACATTAACAGTTGCGGCATGGGCAAGAAGTTGGTAAT is a window encoding:
- the LOC131621855 gene encoding beta-glucosidase 12-like, translated to MALFRAFLLLSLFNLFTTLSSSEAVSPILDVSSLNRTSFPKGFLFGTASSSYQYEGAAKEGGRGASIWDTFTNKFPDKIQDKSSGNIAVDQYHHYKEDISIMKNMNLDAYRFSISWSRILPKGHLKGGINQEGVKYYNNLIDELLVNGLQPFVTLFHWDLPQTLENEYGGFLSPLIAKDFQDYAELCFKEFGDRVKHWITLNEPYSYSLAGYAFGFFAPGRCSKWLNPNCTSGDSRKEPYLVSHYQLLAHAATVNVYKKKYQESQKGVIGITLVSHWFIPFSDSKLDQNAAERAVDFMFGWFMEPLTSGKYPQSMRSLVGKRLPKFSKEQARLLKGSFDFLGLNYYTSNYASNVPQLKNSERNYNTDSHANLTTERNGIPIGPRAASNWLFVYPKGIQELLLYVKKMYNNPLIYITENGVDELNDPRLSLKEALIDTFRIDYYYRHLYYIKSAIRNGVNIKGYFAWSLLDNFEWSSGYTVRFGINFVDYKNDLKRYEKLSAKWFKNFLKNK